Proteins found in one Cellulomonas palmilytica genomic segment:
- a CDS encoding ABC transporter ATP-binding protein yields the protein MRDVLFCLRRLFAIAWTIDRRRFVIGATLLLLGAIATPVVGLGAGRVVDGVNDGDPSTAAVWGVALAVALAGELMLAHFAHLYYFELAELTEEQLNRDLVRLVNGSTYLDRSDDPAHADRVDLLRQDVLQMRETIQSGLQLGATAVGVVLTAAVLVTLSPWFLLLIVAAVVPVVAGKRAEATFQVTREAQSTTTRAVRHLRRLATSPASQKEIRLSGGGDYLLGRQQDLLGVYQSAMARADRRYALQRGVGQFTFGLAYVGAVLWAFELVRQGRASAGDVVLTVVLATQLATQMATGVELLGTVHRAAAGLRRFSAFAAEQLADLVPVGGLSSAGSAGSAGGGLRLEGLTFRYPGAAADTLHGIDLDLPGGTSVAVVGENGAGKSTLLKVLTGLYAPTHGRVVVGGTDLATVAPTAWRERTAALYQDFARVELALRESVGLGHLPTGFDDGAVGSALERARAGGLASQIGLDGVLGNGYADGRDLSGGQWQTIGLARTLMRPDPLLLVLDEPGSALDALAEQRLVDAYQETAKEVAATVGGVTVFVTHRLSTVQLADRIVVLDEGRVVEHGSHAELLASGGRYAQLWELQARAYAR from the coding sequence GTGAGGGACGTCCTGTTCTGCCTGCGCCGCCTGTTCGCGATCGCGTGGACGATCGACCGACGCCGGTTCGTCATCGGCGCGACGCTCCTGCTCCTCGGCGCGATCGCGACCCCGGTCGTGGGTCTCGGCGCGGGGCGCGTGGTGGACGGCGTCAACGACGGCGACCCGAGCACGGCGGCCGTGTGGGGCGTGGCGCTCGCGGTCGCGCTCGCGGGCGAGCTGATGCTCGCGCACTTCGCGCACCTCTACTACTTCGAGCTCGCGGAGCTCACCGAGGAGCAGCTCAACCGCGACCTCGTGCGGCTCGTGAACGGCTCGACGTACCTGGACCGCAGCGACGACCCGGCGCACGCCGACCGCGTCGACCTGCTGCGGCAGGACGTGCTGCAGATGCGCGAGACCATCCAGTCCGGCCTCCAGCTCGGGGCGACGGCCGTGGGCGTGGTCCTCACCGCGGCCGTGCTCGTCACGCTCTCGCCCTGGTTCCTGCTCCTCATCGTCGCGGCGGTGGTGCCCGTGGTCGCGGGCAAGCGAGCCGAGGCGACGTTCCAGGTGACGCGCGAGGCGCAGTCGACGACCACGCGCGCGGTCCGCCACCTGCGGCGGCTCGCGACGAGCCCCGCGTCGCAGAAGGAGATCCGGCTCTCGGGCGGCGGCGACTACCTGCTCGGGCGTCAGCAGGACCTGCTCGGGGTCTACCAGTCGGCGATGGCGCGCGCGGACCGCAGGTACGCGCTCCAGCGCGGCGTCGGTCAGTTCACGTTCGGCCTCGCGTACGTCGGCGCCGTCCTCTGGGCGTTCGAGCTCGTGCGGCAGGGCCGGGCGAGCGCGGGTGACGTGGTCCTCACGGTCGTGCTCGCCACCCAGCTCGCGACGCAGATGGCCACGGGCGTCGAGCTGCTCGGCACCGTGCACCGCGCCGCGGCGGGCCTGCGACGGTTCTCGGCGTTCGCGGCCGAGCAGCTCGCGGACCTCGTCCCGGTGGGTGGCCTGTCGTCGGCGGGCTCGGCCGGCTCGGCGGGCGGCGGCCTGCGCCTCGAGGGACTGACGTTCCGCTACCCGGGCGCCGCGGCCGACACGCTGCACGGGATCGACCTCGACCTGCCGGGCGGCACGTCCGTCGCGGTCGTCGGGGAGAACGGCGCCGGCAAGAGCACGCTGCTCAAGGTGCTGACCGGCCTCTATGCCCCGACTCACGGCCGGGTCGTCGTCGGTGGCACGGACCTCGCGACGGTCGCGCCGACCGCGTGGCGCGAGCGGACCGCGGCGCTCTACCAGGACTTCGCGCGGGTCGAGCTCGCGCTGCGGGAGAGCGTCGGGCTCGGTCACCTGCCGACGGGCTTCGACGACGGTGCCGTCGGCTCGGCGCTGGAGCGCGCGCGTGCCGGTGGCCTGGCGTCGCAGATCGGGCTCGACGGCGTCCTCGGGAACGGGTACGCCGACGGGCGGGACCTGTCCGGCGGCCAGTGGCAGACGATCGGTCTCGCGCGCACGCTCATGCGGCCCGACCCGCTCCTGCTGGTGCTCGACGAGCCGGGCTCGGCGCTCGACGCGCTCGCCGAGCAGCGCCTGGTGGACGCCTACCAGGAGACGGCGAAGGAGGTCGCGGCCACGGTCGGCGGTGTCACGGTGTTCGTCACCCACCGCCTGTCGACGGTCCAGCTCGCCGACCGCATCGTGGTCCTCGACGAGGGTCGGGTGGTCGAGCACGGGTCGCACGCGGAGCTGCTCGCCTCGGGTGGCCGGTACGCGCAGCTCTGGGAGCTGCAGGCGCGCGCGTACGCGCGCTGA
- a CDS encoding condensation domain-containing protein translates to MDLDPKPVTITFTGRAARTAPMTWGQRSIYASIRWLGDDAWYFNLTRVVEAPPGTREDQACAALAALLARHEGLRSSFHETDDDWVQRVRAEGATTVHVTSADPSDAPEVAHALAARLAQHTFRHDDELPVRFGLVVAGPRSGQGDDEHAGTKVTHVVVAVSHLAADGWAADLLKRDVERLLDGSAEAPPQWQPVDQARHELEGPGAARGDAALAYWSRTLEAIPHAPFPPAEADGKPDRFVKLGISSRALAVAATVVAGRCGVSTGTVLLTASVVVLGRLIGQDRVALELIASNRLDERSRGLVAPLAENALFVVDLAGADDFRTAARRTFAAGLSAYRHAQYDPQARDRLVAQARERHGGGTGLGSFFNDMRIGRDWAVDVDAYGSLDAVRALTAQTTTSFVGSWDRQDATWFVSVDDADGTCGLYLMADTELVPRHRVEELLREMESVVVEAVAG, encoded by the coding sequence ATGGACCTCGACCCGAAGCCCGTGACGATCACGTTCACGGGACGCGCCGCACGCACGGCGCCCATGACGTGGGGCCAGAGGTCGATCTACGCGTCCATCCGCTGGCTCGGCGACGACGCCTGGTACTTCAACCTGACGCGCGTCGTCGAGGCGCCGCCCGGGACGCGCGAGGACCAGGCGTGCGCCGCGCTCGCGGCACTCCTCGCCCGGCACGAGGGTCTGCGCTCGTCGTTCCACGAGACCGACGACGACTGGGTCCAACGCGTCCGAGCCGAAGGGGCGACCACCGTCCACGTCACGTCGGCCGACCCGTCCGACGCGCCCGAGGTGGCGCACGCGCTGGCCGCGCGGCTGGCGCAGCACACGTTCCGGCACGACGACGAGCTGCCCGTCCGGTTCGGCCTCGTCGTCGCCGGGCCGCGGTCCGGTCAGGGGGACGACGAGCACGCGGGCACGAAGGTCACGCACGTCGTCGTCGCGGTGTCGCACCTCGCGGCGGACGGCTGGGCGGCCGACCTGCTGAAGCGCGACGTCGAGCGGCTCCTCGACGGCTCGGCCGAGGCGCCGCCGCAGTGGCAGCCCGTCGACCAGGCACGCCACGAGCTCGAGGGCCCGGGTGCGGCCCGGGGCGACGCCGCGCTCGCGTACTGGTCCCGGACCCTGGAGGCGATCCCGCACGCGCCGTTCCCTCCGGCCGAGGCCGACGGCAAGCCCGACCGGTTCGTGAAGCTCGGGATCTCGTCGCGCGCGCTCGCGGTCGCGGCGACCGTCGTGGCGGGCCGGTGCGGCGTGAGCACGGGCACGGTCCTGCTCACGGCGTCCGTGGTCGTCCTCGGGCGCCTCATCGGGCAGGACCGCGTGGCCCTCGAGCTCATCGCGAGCAACCGGCTCGACGAGCGCAGCCGGGGACTGGTCGCGCCGCTGGCCGAGAACGCGCTGTTCGTCGTCGACCTGGCGGGAGCGGACGACTTCCGCACCGCCGCGCGCCGGACGTTCGCCGCCGGGCTCAGCGCGTACCGCCACGCGCAGTACGACCCGCAGGCGCGAGACCGGCTGGTCGCGCAGGCCCGCGAGCGCCACGGCGGCGGCACGGGCCTCGGGTCCTTCTTCAACGACATGCGGATCGGCCGCGACTGGGCGGTCGACGTCGACGCGTACGGCTCCCTCGACGCGGTCCGCGCGCTCACGGCGCAGACGACCACCTCGTTCGTCGGCTCGTGGGACCGCCAGGACGCGACGTGGTTCGTGAGCGTGGACGACGCGGACGGCACGTGCGGCCTGTACCTCATGGCGGACACCGAGCTCGTGCCGCGGCACCGCGTGGAGGAGCTGCTGCGCGAGATGGAGTCGGTTGTGGTCGAGGCGGTGGCCGGATGA
- a CDS encoding GNAT family N-acetyltransferase, which yields MGVSAGVRVVPITADDLDVLVELCREHAVYERAVFVEDGQVERWRDALFGPRPALHAWLATDGDEPAGFMTVTTDFATWSARRFAYMDCLFLREPYRGKGIGRRFFERLEEFARTQGCGWVEWQTPVDNELGIGFYERMGATSKVKTRFSYEVEGREAEC from the coding sequence GTGGGTGTGAGCGCGGGGGTGCGGGTCGTGCCGATCACGGCGGACGACCTGGACGTGCTCGTCGAGCTGTGCCGCGAGCACGCGGTGTACGAGCGCGCGGTGTTCGTCGAGGACGGGCAGGTCGAGCGCTGGCGCGACGCGCTGTTCGGCCCGCGGCCGGCGTTGCACGCGTGGCTCGCGACCGACGGCGACGAGCCCGCGGGCTTCATGACGGTCACGACGGACTTCGCGACGTGGAGCGCGCGGCGGTTCGCGTACATGGACTGCCTCTTCCTGCGGGAGCCGTACCGCGGCAAGGGCATCGGCCGCCGGTTCTTCGAGCGGCTGGAGGAGTTCGCCCGCACCCAGGGGTGCGGGTGGGTGGAGTGGCAGACCCCGGTGGACAACGAGCTGGGCATCGGGTTCTACGAGCGCATGGGTGCCACGTCGAAGGTCAAGACGCGGTTCTCCTACGAGGTCGAGGGGCGTGAGGCGGAGTGCTGA